In a single window of the Drosophila subpulchrella strain 33 F10 #4 breed RU33 chromosome X, RU_Dsub_v1.1 Primary Assembly, whole genome shotgun sequence genome:
- the LOC119557626 gene encoding transcription activator MSS11 yields the protein MSAGVGGGGSITTEHHSRLYFLNSPTAPLTARDPFFIKPEYLSYESPMHHALYPGNRGLLEYNNYTSSAAAAAAVASSVATSVSVSVTGSAAGSASGSGSGAAVSASAASAATGTAAVLSLEQSFTQPGNPHQQQQSQQQQQQQGNPHQEVLQQQQQQHPLHHHLSAGVVVEASQLGGIPGLANLGVPHLSAQQSATQQPGQSSRAQKAARRRSNESIEARERRLERNAARMRDKRAKESEAEYRVRLAKNAEANRVRRQNETEVQRTLRLMKNAARQRLRRASETVDERKKRLAKAAERMRVARASAPKVIKPPLADRLKGY from the coding sequence ATGTCCGCGGGTGTGGGTGGCGGAGGGAGCATTACCACCGAGCACCACAGTCGCCTCTACTTCCTCAACTCGCCGACGGCCCCCCTCACCGCCCGCGACCCGTTCTTCATCAAGCCGGAGTATCTCAGCTATGAGAGCCCCATGCACCATGCCCTCTATCCGGGCAATCGTGGCCTCTTAGAGTACAACAACTACACAAGTTCGGCGGCCGCAGCGGCAGCCGTTGCCTCATCCGTAGCCACCTCCGTTTCCGTTTCGGTTACGGGTTCGGCGGCGGGTTCCGCGTCGGGATCAGGATCTGGAGCCGCAGTCAGTGCCTCAGCAGCCAGTGCAGCAACTGGTACAGCGGCCGTCTTGAGTTTGGAGCAGAGCTTCACCCAGCCAGGCAATccccaccagcaacagcagtcgcagcagcagcagcaacagcagggGAATCCCCACCAGGAGGTGctccaacagcagcagcagcagcatccccTGCATCATCATTTGTCCGCAGGCGTTGTGGTCGAGGCCAGCCAACTTGGTGGCATACCAGGCCTTGCCAATCTTGGCGTGCCGCATCTTAGCGCCCAGCAATCTGCCACACAGCAGCCAGGGCAATCTTCAAGAGCCCAAAAGGCCGCACGCCGGCGGAGCAACGAATCGATCGAGGCCAGGGAAAGGCGGCTGGAGAGGAACGCCGCCCGGATGCGGGATAAGCGGGCCAAGGAATCGGAGGCCGAGTATCGGGTGCGTTTGGCCAAGAATGCGGAGGCGAATCGAGTGCGCCGCCAGAACGAAACGGAAGTACAAAGAACCCTAAGACTGATGAAGAATGCGGCGCGGCAGCGACTGCGCCGCGCCTCGGAGACCGTCGATGAGCGCAAGAAGAGGCTGGCGAAGGCGGCCGAAAGGATGCGGGTGGCCAGGGCCAGTGCGCCCAAGGTCATCAAGCCGCCGCTGGCCGACAGGCTCAAGGGTTACTAA